A genomic window from Gambusia affinis linkage group LG16, SWU_Gaff_1.0, whole genome shotgun sequence includes:
- the LOC122845809 gene encoding pollen-specific leucine-rich repeat extensin-like protein 2 translates to MEEDRASLTSGPVKSTTQKVDSAKEDDQPLKLSFGTVLPSNFKFTSELDKPEEPILRPEDSSPISASPQPLAGWRNLVAFWAAGRARRTTEKVDDAKEDDPPSKPSDQVDLKEDVAHATSVTGINGKRTMDSDVEEQPPAKRSKDTLAEEELPKKWTRDSDDAKQEPSAKRIRKIEADDEPPSKRTRDTVAEVKLPGKRTRNSDDAKQEPSAKRIRENQAEHVLPSKRTRDSVAEEEPPAKRTRDTVAEEELPAKTTKYSDDPSWDDVLQRIGRRMAWRYGEEWENEPIPSTPLFIPYQKTDHEDPILLSPIHSPSPRTSCEDPGLSSPVLSPSYRMACKLPVLLSPIHSPSPRTSCGDPGLSSPILSPSCKMPRKRPVSSSPVLSPLRGTMHEDPFLSSPDVSPSPSTCCEDPVLSPRVFSPPPRMPCEDLILSPRVFSPSPSTHCENPTLSSPDFRFWKETEKDIEEEQTPSTSGGTTAKESSRHVWFRPRYVLSSDSD, encoded by the exons ATGGAAGAGGACCGGGCTTCTTTGACTTCTGGCCCTGTGAAGAGCACTACACAGAAGGTGGATTCTGCGAAGGAGGACGACCAACCATTAAAGCTTAGTTTCGGTACAGTGCTTCCTTCCAACTTTAAATTCACATCTGAACTTGACAAACCCGAAGAGCCCATTTTGCGTCCAGAGGACTCCAGTCCTATCAGTGCCTCGCCACAACCTCTGGCAGGTTGGAGAAATTTAGTAGCTTTTTGGGCTGCCGGCCGCGCCAGGAGAACTACAGAGAAGGTGGATGATGCGAAGGAGGACGACCCACCATCAAAGCCTAGTGATCAGGTAGATCTGAAAGAGGACGTGGCTCATGCGACATCTGTGACTGGCATAAACGGAAAGAGGACAATGGACAGTGATGTTGAAGAGCAGCCCCCAGCCAAGAGGAGTAAGGACACTCTTGCTGAAGAGGAGCTCCCCAAAAAGTGGACCAGGGATAGTGATGATGCTAAACAGGAGCCCTCTGCCAAGAGGATCAGGAAGATTGAAGCCGATgatgagcccccctccaagagGACCAGGGACACTGTTGCTGAAGTGAAACTCCCAGGCAAAAGGACCAGGAATAGTGATGATGCTAAACAGGAGCCCTCTGCCAAGAGGATCAGGGAGAATCAAGCTGAACATGTGCTTCCCTCCAAGAGGACCAGGGACAGTGTTGCTGAAGAGGAGCCCCCGGCCAAGAGGACTAGAGACACTGTTGCTGAAGAGGAACTCCCAGCCAAGACAACCAAGTATAGTGATGATCCCAGTTGGGACGACGTCCTTCAAAGAATTGGCAGAAGGATGGCATGGAGATATGGTGAAGAATGGGAGAACGAGCCCATTCCGTCAACCCCTCTGTTCATTCCCTACCAAAAGACAGACCACGAAGATCCCATTCTGTTATCCC CTATCCACAGTCCCTCACCAAGGACGTCGTGTGAGGATCCTGGTCTGTCATCCCCTGTCCTCAGTCCCTCTTATAGAATGGCATgtaaacttcctgttttgttatCCCCTATCCACAGTCCCTCACCAAGGACATCGTGTGGGGATCCTGGTCTGTCATCCCCCATCCTCAGTCCCTCTTGTAAAATGCCGCGTAAACGTCCTGTTTCGTCATCCCCTGTCCTCAGTCCCTTACGAGGGACGATGCATGAGGATCCTTTTCTCTCATCCCCTGACGTCAGTCCCTCACCATCGACTTGTTGTGAAGATCCTGTTTTGTCACCCCGTGTTTTCAGTCCCCCACCGAGGATGCCATGTGAGGATCTCATTCTGTCACCCCGCGTTTTCAGTCCTTCACCATCAACACACTGTGAAAATCCAACTTTGTCATCCCCTGACTTCCGTTTCTGGAAGGAGACTGAAAAGGACATAGAAGAGGAACAAACACCTtcaacatctggtggaactacAGCAAAAGAGAGTTCCAGACACGTGTGGTTCAGACCTCGCTACGTTTTGTCAAGTGACTCTGATTAG